The genomic region TTTCTGAAAGCCTGCGCGGCCGGCACGGCGCTTGCCGCGCTGGCGCGGCCGGTTCTGGCACAGGGCGAGCAGCAGGCGGCGGCCTCGGCTCACCTCTTCACATCCTCGCAGGTCGTCGGCGTCTCCGTCGTCATCGGCGTCATATCGGCAGCACTGTTGTCGACGCTGTGGCTGGTGCGCCAGCGCGGCAATCTGGAAAACGAGAGCCGGGAAATCCGCTCGGCGCTTTCCGATGCCCAGCAGCGCATTTCGCAATACCAGGCGCTGATCGCCGACAAGAACCGGCGGATCGTCATCTGGGACGGCAACGCCCGTCCCGAACTGCTCGGCCAGCTTCCGCCAGAGACCGGTGCGCCGCAGGACGGCGAATTCCTGGCCTTCGGCCTCTGGCTGAAGTCACGTTCGGCCGCCGATCTGGAAAAGGCGATCGACCGGCTGCGCGACGGGGCACAGAGCTTCGATATGGTGGTGGAAACCATCCGCGATGAAATCCTCGAGGCGCAGGGCCGGGTTTCCGGCGGCCGCGCCTTCGTCCGTTTCGTGGCGCTCAACAATCTGCGCGCCGAGCTTGCCGAACTCCGGATCGAGCGCGACCGGCTGATGACCTCGATCTCAGCCTTCCAGACCATGCTCGACGCGATCGACATGCCGGCCTGGCAGCGCGATCCGGCCGGCCGCCTCACCTGGGTCAACCAGGCTTATGGCGAGGCCGTCGAAGCGCGCTCGCCGCAGCAGGCGATCAATGAAGGCCGCGAGATGCTGACGACCGTGGCACGCGAACGCATTCGCGCGACGGTGACGCCGGAATCGCCCTTCCACGACACGATCTCGACGGTGGTGCACGGCAACCGCACCTTCTTCGACGTTGTCGACGTCAGGCTTCCCGGCGGCTCGGCCGGCATCGCGATCGATGTGTCAGATATAGAGGCGGTGCGCGCCGAGCTGGAACGGACGCTGAAGAGCCATGCCGAAACGCTCGACCATCTCGCCACCCCCGTCGCCATCTTCGACGGCGACCGCCGGCTGCAATTCTACAACCAGGCCTTCGTCGCACTCTGGGAGCTGGATATCGCCTTTCTCGAAGGCCGGCCCGACAATAGCGAGCTGCTCGAACGGCTGCGGGCAGCCAAGAAACTGCCGGACCAGCTCAACTGGAAGAGCTGGAAGGAAGCGGCCCTTTCCGTCTATCGCGCGCTCGACACGCAATCCGATCTCTGGCACCTGCCGAACGGGCAGACATTGCGCGTCTTTGCGACCGCCCATCCGCAGGGTGGCGCCACCTGGGTGTTCGAAAACCTGACCGAGCAGGTCGATCTCGAAACGCGCTACAACACGCTGGTCAAGGTGCAGGGCGAAACGATCGACCATCTTTCCGAAGGTGTGGCGGTGTTCGGCCCGGATGGACGCATCCGCCTGTCGAACCCGGCCTTCCGCGCGCTCTGGGGGATCACCGAAACCGAAGCCAAACCAGGCACCCATATCCGCGCGCTTGGCGAGGCCTGCGCGCCGTCCTATGACCGGCCGGACGGCTGGAAGGCCTTTGCGGAACTGATCACCAGCTTCGACGACGAACGCCGCTCGGGCCAGGGAACGCTGGAACTCTTCTCCGGCCTGGTGCTCGACTATGCCGTCATCCCGCTGCCGAACGCCCAGACCATGCTGACTTTCGTCAATATGACGGACAGCGTGCGTGCCGAGCGGGCGCTGACCGAGAAGAACGAAGCGCTGCGCAAAGCCGACGAGCTGAAGAACGATTTCGTCCAGCACGTGTCCTATGAACTGCGCTCGCCGCTGACGAATATCATCGGCTTCACCGATCTCCTGCGCACGCAAGGAGTCGGGCCGCTGAACGAACGGCAGGCCGAATATATCGACCACATCTCGACCTCCTCCTCGGTCCTCCTGACGCTCGTCAACGACATTCTCGACCTCGCAACCGTCGATGCCGGCATCATGCGGCTCAACTATGCGGAAATCGATCTCAACGACCTGCTCGACGACGTCTCGATGCAGATCGCCGATCGCCTGCATGAAAGTGGCGTCGCGCTCGAAATCACCGCGCCGGCCTATCTCGGCTCGATCGTCGCCGATCCGCAGCGGCTGAAGCAGATCCTGCTGAAGCTGCTTTCCAACGCGGCGAATTTTTCGCCCGAGGGCACCTCGATTTCGCTGGAATGCCGTCGCGAGGGCACGGATTTCGTTTTCTCCGTGAGGGATCACGGCCCCGGCATCTCGCCCGATATGATCGCCACCGTCTTCGACCGCTTTGCGACGGGCGCAAAAAGCGGCAAACGCGGCGGCGCCGGCCTCGGCCTGTCGATCGTCGACAGCTTCGTCAGCCTGCATCACGGCGACGTGACGATCGACAGCGAGCCGGGCAAGGGCACGACCGTCCTTTGCCGCATTCCCTCGGTCGATATCCCGCATTCCGCTGCCGCCGAATGACGACCGGCGATACGATGTCGGTTTTCCTGAAGGACGAAGCGGCGACCATCCGCTTCGGCGAAGACCTGGCGCTCGCCCTGAAAGCCGGCGACTGCCTTGCCCTTTCCGGCGATCTCGGCGCGGGCAAATCCTCACTCGCCCGGGCGATCCTGCGCGCCATGGCCGACGATGACGGGCTCGAGGTCCCGAGCCCGACCTTCACGCTGGTGCAATCCTACGATCTGCGCTTGCCCGTTTCGCACTTCGATCTCTACCGGCTCGGCCATCCCGACGAACTGACAGAGCTCGGCTTCGACGAGGCCCTGGAGAACGGCATCTGTCTCGTCGAATGGCCCGAGATGGCCGAGAGCGAACTGCCGGCGGAGCGCATTGCACTGAGGCTGGACCATGAAGGCAGCGGCCGGCGGGCAACGATCAATGCCGCCGGTACGCAGGCGCTGCGCATCCATCGTGTTCTGGCGATCCGCGATTTCCTCGACAAAGCCGGCTATCCCGATGTCAAACGCCGCTTCCTGACCGGCGATGCGTCGCTGCGCGCCTATGAAGCGATCTATCCGGACGCCGCTCCGCGAAAAATATTGATGGATTGGCGCCCGCATCCCGAGGGACCGCCGGTCTATGACGGCAAGCCCTATCCCAAGGTCGCGCATCTCGCACAGAATGCCTATCCTTTCGTTGCGATTGCCGACGTGTTGCGCGAGCGGGGTTTTGCGACGCCGGAGATTTATCAGGTCGATTATGAGCAGGGCATCCTGCTGATCGAGGATCTCGGCACCGAAGGCGTGCTCGATGACGACGGACGGCCGATCGCCGAACGTTACCGGCAAAGCGTCGCCTGCCTTGCCCATCTTCATTCCCTTGAGATTCCGCAGGATATTCCGGTTTCCACGACGCATACGCATCACATTCCGGACTTCGACCGCACGGCAATGAAGATGGAAGTGCAGCTTGTGCTCGATTGGCACATCGCCTGGAAGCGCGGCACGCCGCCCACGGATGCCGAACGGACGGAGTATCTGGCGATCTGGGATGGGCTCATCGACGAGCTCGCGACGGCTGAGAAGAACCTGCTGCTACGCGACTTCCATTCGCCCAATATCATCTGGCGCGAACAGGAAAGCGGTATTCGTCAGATCGGCATCATCGACTTCCAGGATGCGATGATCGGCCCGACCGCCTATGACCTTGCCTCCATCGTCCAGGATGCGCGCGTGACGATCGAACCGGGGCTTTTCCGGCAGCTGATGGACGAATACCTTGCCCTTCGCCGCGCCCAGGGCGGCTTCGACGAAGCCGGATTTGTGAAGGCCTGGGCGATCATGTCGGCGCAGCGCAACTGCAAGCTTGCCGGCCTTTGGGTGCGGCTGTTGCAGCGCGACGGCAAGCCCGGTTATCTCAAGCATATGCCGCGAACGCTTGCCTATCTCCAGGTCGCGTTCGAGCACGAAGCGCTTGCCCCCTTGCGCGATTGGTGCGCAAGGGCTGGAATAGGCCAAAGCGAATCATAAGTTCCGGATCAGCATGACCATCAGACAAGCCATGGTACTGGCCGCGGGTCTCGGCACCCGCATGCGCCCGATCACCGACACGATCCCGAAGCCGCTGGTGAAGATCGACGGCAAACCGATGATCGACTACGCGCTGGATTCGCTCGTGGCTGCCGGTGTCGAACGGGCCGTCGTCAACGTTCACCACCACGCCAACCAGATGCTAGATCATCTCGACGCCTATCGCGGCCTCGACATCGTCATCTCCGACGAGCGGGAGGCGCTGATGAATTCCGGCGGCGGGCTGGCGAAGGGGCTGAGGCTGCTGACCCGCGACGATATCTTCGTCATGAATGCCGATCTCTTCTGGATCGGCGAACAGCCCGGGCGGCCGACGAACCTGCAGCGCTTAGCCGGATTCTTCGATGCCGAACGCATGGACATGGCCCTGCTTTGCGTAAGGATCGAGGATACCACAGGTCACAACGGCAAGAACGATTTCGGCATGGCGGCCGACGGCCGGCTGACGCGCTATCGCGACGATCCTTCCAATCCCGTCGTCTATGCCGGAGCAATCGCCATGAACCCGTCGCTGTTCGATGACGCGCCGCAGGATGCCTTCAACCTCAATATCTATTTCGACAAGGCGATCGCGCGCGGACGGCTTTTCGGCATGGTGCTCGACGGCCATTGGCTGACGGTGGGAACGCCGGAGGCGATCGGCGAGGCGGAGGAAACGATCCGACGGCTGCGGGCGTTTGCGTGAGATATGGCGGAGCGGCACCAGCCACGCATTCTGACGATCCCGGCGGGCCTCTCCTTCCTGAAAACGCTGGCGACGACGCTTTGCGACGGCCGGCTGACGCCGCTCTTCCGGCATGAGGCCGACGATCCGCTGTCGCTAGCCAGGGTGACGATCTATCTGCCGACCCGGCGCGCCGTGCGTGTGCTGCGTTCGGAATTCGTCGACCTGCTCGGCGGCCGCTCTGCGATCCTGCCGGTCATCCGCCCTCTCGGCGAAACCGACGACGACAGCGGTTATTTCGACGAGGCGCTGCCGGCAACGATCGATCTTGCTCAGCCGCTGTCGAATACCGCCCGTCTGCTGGAGCTTGCCCGCCTCATCCTCGCCTGGCGGAATAAACTGCCGGAGATCGTCCGCCACATTCATTCGGATTCGCCGCTGGTGGCGCCGGCAAGCCCAGCGGATGCGATCTGGCTCGCCCGCAACCTTGCAGAACTGATCGATTCGATCGAAACAGAAGACCTCGACTGGTCGGAACTCTCAAAACTCGACACCGGCGATTACGCCGCCTGGTGGCAGCTGACGGCAGAATTCCTGCAGATCGCCAGCGCATTCTGGCCGGAACGGCTTTCCGAACTCGGCAAATCCTCGCCGGCACGGCACCGAAACGCCATTCTCAGGGCCGAAGCCAACAGGCTTTCGGCGACGAAGCCCGCTGGACCGATCATCATCGCCGGTTCGACGGGCTCGGTTGCCGCCACCGCCGATCTCATCGCCGCTGTCGCCAATCTGCCCGAGGGCGTGATCGTGCTTCCGGGCCTTGATCTCTCCATGCCGGAACAGCACTGGCAGATGGTGGCGCCGGAGCTTTCGCCGGGCCAGTACGCCAATCCCGCAAGCCGAAGCCACCCCCAATATGGTCTGTCGTCGCTGCTCAAGCGGCTGAAGCTGACGCGGGCCGACGTCGCGATCCTCGACAGGCCGGAAGCCAATCTCGACCGGCGCGCCGAAATTCTGTCCCGGGCACTCGTCCCTGCGGAGGCGACCAGCGATTGGGGCGCCTGGAAGAGCGAGCTGCCCGAAGGCGCCCTCTCTTCGGCTTTCGCCGATGTCTCGCTGATCGAAGCCGCCAACGAACGCGAGGAGGCGACCGCGATTGCCATTGCGCTCCGGCTGGCATTGGAAAGACCGGGGCAGGACGGCGAAAGCCGGGCAGCTCTCATCACCCCCGACCGCAATCTCGCCCGCCGGGTGATGGCGGAACTTTCCCGCTTCGGTATCCTCGCCGACGATTCGGCCGGCACGCCGCTTGCGGCCACGCCGCAGGGCACGCTTCTGCAATTGCTGCTGGAAGCAACACTGCGCCCGGGCGATCCGGTGGCGATCGTCTCGCTGCTCAAACATCCGCTGGCCCGCTTCGGCCTGGAACGCGACGCATTGATTTCCGCCACCGAGGCGCTCGAACTGCTGGCGCTGCGCGGCGGCGTGGCGGAGGTCGATATCAGCAGGCTCGAGCCATTGCTGACCCAGCAGCTTGGCGAACAGGCGCAGGACAGGCACGCGCCGCAATGGCGAAAGGCGCTTTCGCCCGACGCCGCCGAGGCCGCCTACGACCTTGCCCGCCGGGTCACACAAGCGACCGAGCCGCTGGCTTCGGCCGTGATGCGGCACCGGCCGGAAGATCGCGGGAGGACGGCAAGTTTTACCTTGTCCGAATGGGCGGAGCGCACGGGCCGCTCGCTTGAAGCGGTGGCCGCCGATCCACACGGCAATCTCGCCGATCTCTGGTCCGGTGAAGCGGGAGATGCGCTCGCCGCCCTGCTCGGCGAAGTGATCGACACCAGCGGCCAGATGGAGGCCGACGGGCCGCAATGGATCGATATCATGGCAGCACTTGCCGCCGGTCATGCGGTGAAGCCGCGCGCGCTCAGCCATCCCCGCCTCTTCATCTTCGGCACGCTGGAAGCCCGCCTGCAGAGCGTCGATACGCTGATCCTCGGCGGCCTGAACGAGGGCACCTGGCCGGGGCAGACCGCCAACAATCCCTTCATTCCGCGCATGATGAAGACGGAGATCGGACTGGAGCCGCCGGAACGGCGCATCGGCCAGCTGGCGCACGACTTCGAGATGGCGAACGGCACGCGCCATCTGATCTATTCGAGGGCGCTGCGCCAGGGCTCGACACCAACGGTCGCCTCGCGCTGGCTGCAGCGGCTGCTGGCGCTTGCCGGAGAGGCCTTCGAAGCGGAATTGAAGGGACGCGGCAACCGCTTCCTCCAATGGGCCGGCCTGATCGATCGCGGGGAAGCCCAGGCGCCGGCGCAGCGACCCTCGCCGAAACCGCCGCTGACGCTGCAGCCGACATCCTACTCCTTCAGCGAAGTCGGCCGGCTGCGCCGGGACCCTTATGCCATCTATGCCCGCCGCATCCTGCGGCTCGATGCCGTCGATGCGTTCAATCGCGATCCGGGAGCGGCCGAACGCGGCACGCTCTACCACAAGATCATCGACCGGTTCATTCGCGAAGCCCATGTCGCGGGCACGCCGGATGCGGCAGCGGCGATGGAGCGCATCCTTTCCGAGCTTTTCGACATGGAGCAGCTGCCGTCGCATATCGATGCCGTATGGCGGCCTCGCTTTCGCGCGGTGGCCCGCGCCTTCCTCGATTGGGAGGCGGGACGGCGGCCCGGCATCCGCAAGACGCTGACGGAGGTGCGCGGCGGCATCGAACTGGAACCGATCAATATCCGGCTCAACGGTGTTGCCGACCGGATCGACGTCACCGGACCGAACGGCGCCGACATCATCGACTACAAGACCGGCTACAATCCCTCGCCGGCGCAGGCGCGCGTGCTGCTCGATCCGCAGCTTGCGCTCGAAGCGGCGGCCTTGCGCGGCGGCGCCTTCCGCGACGTCGGCAGTCTCGTGCCGCAGGACCTGCTCTATGTCCGCCTGCGGCCGGGACGGCGTTTTCAGGTCGATACCGTTAACAACGAGAGCTCGGCGCGCAGCGACAAGGCGAAATCGGCGATGGATCTTGCCGAGGAATCGATCGACCAGTTGGTCAAATTCGTGACGTTGCTGCAATCCGGCGACAAAGGCTTCACCTCGCGGCTCATCCCGGCGCAGCAATTCGATTTCGGCGGCGACTATGATCACCTCGCCCGCGTCTCCGAATGGTCGACGGCAGAAACCGAAGAGGGCGGCGGCGATGAGTGACGTGACCGCGCTTCCCAATGGCGACGATCCCGGCGCCTGGATCGGCTGGACGACGATCCAGCAGGCAATCGCCTCCGATCCCGAGCGCTCGGCATGGGTCTCGGCCAATGCCGGCTCAGGCAAGACGCATGTGCTGACCCAGCGCGTCATCCGGCTTCTGCTTGCCGGTGCGCGGCCTTCCGCCATTTTATGCCTCACCTATACCAAGGCTGCGGCCTCCGAAATGTCGAACCGCGTCTTCGAACGGCTGGCGGACTGGGTGGTGCTCGACGATGAAGACCTTGGCCGGCGGATCAGCCAGATCGAGGGGACGGCGCCTGACGGAATAAAGCTTGCCGAGGCCCGCCGGCTGTTTGCCAAGGCGCTGGAGACACCCGGCGGACTGAAGATCCAGACGATCCATGCCTTTTGCGAGGCCTTGCTGCATCAGTTTCCGCTGGAGGCCAACGTCGCCGGGCATTTCTCGGTTCTCGACGACCGCGCAGCAGTGGCGCTGCTTTCCGACGCGCGCCGGGCGCTGCTGACGGCTTCCGCGCCTGAGGGAGACAGCGCCCTTGCCGAGGCATTCGCCTATGTGCTCGATCTCGGCGACGAATCCGGACTGGAGAACCTGCTCGGCGACATCGTTGCCAACCGCAACGCCATCCGTCGTTTCGCCGCGGCGGCCGAACGCCAGGGCGGTGTCGCGATGGTTTTGCGCGAAAGGCTCGGCCTTGCCGCCGATGACACGGAAAGCCGGATCGTGGCGCAATATTGGCCTTTGCCGGAGCTTTCCGGCGGCATGCTGGAGCTCTATCTGTCGCTTGCCGACCATAAGGGCGGCGCGAAGGCACAGGAAGTTGCCTACGGCCTCAGGCTTGCCGGGCGGGAACGCGATGACGCAAAGCGCGCCGAGTTTCTCGAGAAAATCTTTCTGACGGCGAAGGGCGAACCGAAGGCGGATTCACAATTCACGGTCAAGGCGATGCTTGCCGAAGCACCGCAGCTGGCGGGCGCCATCGCCGCTGCCCGCGCCCATGTCGCCGCAAGCCGCGACCGGCTGAAACTGATGCGGATGTATGGCGCGACGCATGCCGCGCTCGTGCTCGCCGACCGGCTGAATCACGACTATGAGGAGCTGAAGAAGCAGCGCAGCCAGCTCGATTTCGAGGATCTGATCACCCGCACCGCCGACCTGCTGACAAAAAGCGGCGTCGGTCCCTGGATCCATTACAAGCTCGATCGCGGCATCGACCATATCCTCGTCGACGAAGCGCAGGATACCAGCCCGATCCAGTGGAGCGTCATCCAGTCGCTCGCCGAGGATTTCTTCTCCGGCGAAAGCGCCCGGCCGATCGTGCGCACGCTCTTTGCCGTTGGCGACGAGAAACAGTCGATCTATTCCTTTCAAGGGGCGCGGCCCGAGCGGTTTTCCGAGGAAAGCGACCGGACGCGGCGGCGCGTCTCCGACAGCGGGCAGAATTTTTCTTCCGTGCGGCTGCCGCTTTCCTTCCGCTCGACCGCGGATGTGCTCGAGGCCGTCGACCATATTTTCCGGGAACCCGACAATGCGCGCGGCCTCAGCGCGCTTGGCGAACCGGTCGTGCATCGGTCCAGCCGCATCGGACATCCCGGCGCCGTCGATCTCTGGGAGGTGGTCGCGCCGGAGGCGGTGGCCAAGGAGGAGGACTGGACGGCGCCCTTCGACGCGACGCCGGAAAGCGCGCCGGCCGCAATCCTGGCGCGGCGGATCGCCCATTCGATCGGCGCGCTCGTCGGCCGCGAGACGATCGTCGACAAAGGCAAAGAGCGCCTGATCGAAGCCGGCGATATCCTGGTGCTGGTGCGCAAGCGCGACGCCTTCGTCAATGCCTTGACGCGCGCCTTGAAACGCCGCGGCGACATTCCGGTCGCCGGTGCCGACAGGCTGGTGCTGACCAGCCATATCGCCGTGCAGGATCTGCTGGCGCTCGGCCGTTTCCTGCTGCTGCCGGAAGACGATCTTTCGCTCGCCGCCGTGCTCAAGAGCCCGCTTTTCGATCTTTCCGAGGACGACATCTTTGCGATCGCCGGACTGCGCGGCGATCATGAGAGCGTCTGGAGCCATCTCAAACGCTTCGCCGCCGACGGCACCGAGCGTTTCCGCGCCGCCGTGGAGAGGCTGGAGCTGTTCCTTCGCCAATCCAGGAGCCTGTCGGTTCATGATTTCTATGCGCGTGTGCTGGGAAGCCATGGCGGGCGTCGGCAATTCCTGGCCCGGCTCGGCACAGAGGTCAGCGATATCCTCGACGAATTCCTGACCTTCACGCTCGACCACGAGAGCGCCGGCCTTCCCGGGCTGCAATCCTTCATCTCGACGCTGGAGCTCGAAGCCCCGGTGGTCAAGCGCGAGCAGGATAAGGGGCGCAACGAAGTGCGGATCATGACGGTGCATGCCTCCAAGGGTCTCGAGGCTCCGATCGTTTTCCTGGTCGACGGCGGTTCGAAGGCCTTCACCCATACCCATCTGCCGAAACTTCGCCTGATCGAGACGGACGCCGACGAACCGCCGATGCCCGTCTGGGTTCCCGTCTCCGATCTCGCCAATTCGCTGACGCAGAACGACGCCGTTCGTATCCAGATGCTGGCGGAAGAGGAATACCGCCGATTGCTCTATGTCGCCATGACGCGTGCCGCCGACCGGCTGGTCGTCTGCGGCTATCGCGGCGTGCGTCTCAGCAACGACACCTGGCATATGATGATTTCGACGGCACTGCGCGACGACCATCCGCATGTCGAGGCGACCACATTCTCCAGTCCCGATGGCGAATGGCCAGGTGTCAAATGGCGTGTGCCGCGGGTGGAACGAAGCTTCGAGCGTATCGACCGCAGCCAGGAGCGCGGCAGCGAGGAGAGGCTGCCGGACGGCCTGCTGCGGCCATTGCCGCCGCAGGTCGAGCTACCCCGACCGCTCAGCCCCTCCGGCGCCGGGACGATCATCGATGAAGACGAAGGCGGCTTGCTCGTCGTTTCGCCGCTGTTCGGCGAGACGGAGCGCAGCGATCGGTCGCTGGAGAAGGGCCGGCTGATCCATCGCATGCTGCAGGCGCTTCCCGAAGTTCCGCCTGCCGAACGGGCCAATGCGGCAGGCCGCTATGCCGAACGGGCGGCGCGGTTCTGGCCTGAAGCCGAACGCCGCAAGCTTGTCGATTCGGTTCTGAAACTATTGGACGAAGAGGGTCTGCACGCCGTCCTCGGTTCGCAGGCCCAGCCCGAGGTCTCGATCATGGGCACCTTGACGCTTGAGGGCAGGCGCTATGCCGTCTCCGGCCGCATCGACCGGCTTGCCGTCCTTGCCGATCGGGTCGTCATCCTCGATTACAAGACCAATCGGGTCCCGCCGGCGACAGAGGCGGCCATCCCCTTCCCCCACCAGGCGCAGCTGGCGATCTATCGCGAGATCCTGGCGCCGCTCTATCCCGACAAGCCTATCGAGTGCATGCTCGTCTATACCGAGAACGCCTCGCTCTACACGCTGAGCGAAAAGGCGCTCGGTTTGGCGCTTGCAGGACTGAAGACAAAGTGAAATACCGGACATTGAAAATTTGGCACCGCAGCATCACATGTGGTTCAACACCCAATTCCTCCAAAGGAGCAGCCCATGGCTACCGTGAAAGTCGATATCAATAACTTCCAGTCGGAAGTTCTGGAATCCGCAGAACCCGTCGTCGTCGATTTCTGGGCTGAATGGTGCGGCCCGTGCAAGATGATTGCGCCGAGCCTTGAAGAAATCTCCGTCGAGATGGAAGGAAAGGTCAAGGTCGCCAAGCTGAATATCGATGAGAATCCGGAGCTCGCCGCACAGTTCGGCGTCCGCTCCATACCGACGCTGGCGATCTTCAAGGGCGGCGAAGTTGCCGATATCTCGGTCGGCGCCAAACCGAAGACCGCTCTTTCGAACTGGATTTCGAACGCTGCCTGATCGATTGATATCGCATTGATGAAAAAGCCCGGCTTCGACCGGGCTTTTTCATTTCGTATTCTTCATTTCTCCCCTCACTTCGGAGGCGTGCCGTTGTCCGAAAGCACATCGCCGACGAGATAGAGAGAGCCGCCGACGAGGATGCGCGGCGGCAGCCCCTCCGGATCGAGCACGGCTTTGATGGCTTCCAGCGCCTCGCCGACCGTTGACGTCGGTTCGGCAACCAAGCCGGCATCATAAGCGGCGTTCGACAGGATCACCGGGTCGATCATCGCCTCGCTGCCGCGGATCGGCACGCAGAAGACCTTCTCGACCAAGCCGGCGAAGGCCTTGAAATAGCCGACCGGGTCCTTGGTATTGATCATGCCGATGATGAGGAAAAGCGGCCGCGACTGGCGCTCCTCGAAATTGGCCATGGCTTCGGCGATCACTTCGCCGGCACCGGGATTGTGCCCGCCATCGATCCAGATCTCGGCGCCGGCTGGCGCATGCTGAAGCAGCCGGCCCTCGCCCAGGCGCTGCAGCCGGCCCGGCCATTCCACGGAATTCATCGCCTTTTCCATCATCGTCTCGGTGACGGTGAAACCCGCCGCCTTGACGGCGCGGATGGCGGCAGCGGCATTGGCATATTGGTGGCGGCCTGGAAGGCGCGGCAGCGGCAGGTCGGCAAGACCGAATTCGTCCTGATAGACGAGCCGGCCATATTCCTCATGCGCCATGAAATCCTGCCCGAAAACCGCGCTCGGGCAATGCAGCCGCTCGGCCGTCGACATCAGCACATCG from Rhizobium sp. BT03 harbors:
- the addA gene encoding double-strand break repair helicase AddA: MSDVTALPNGDDPGAWIGWTTIQQAIASDPERSAWVSANAGSGKTHVLTQRVIRLLLAGARPSAILCLTYTKAAASEMSNRVFERLADWVVLDDEDLGRRISQIEGTAPDGIKLAEARRLFAKALETPGGLKIQTIHAFCEALLHQFPLEANVAGHFSVLDDRAAVALLSDARRALLTASAPEGDSALAEAFAYVLDLGDESGLENLLGDIVANRNAIRRFAAAAERQGGVAMVLRERLGLAADDTESRIVAQYWPLPELSGGMLELYLSLADHKGGAKAQEVAYGLRLAGRERDDAKRAEFLEKIFLTAKGEPKADSQFTVKAMLAEAPQLAGAIAAARAHVAASRDRLKLMRMYGATHAALVLADRLNHDYEELKKQRSQLDFEDLITRTADLLTKSGVGPWIHYKLDRGIDHILVDEAQDTSPIQWSVIQSLAEDFFSGESARPIVRTLFAVGDEKQSIYSFQGARPERFSEESDRTRRRVSDSGQNFSSVRLPLSFRSTADVLEAVDHIFREPDNARGLSALGEPVVHRSSRIGHPGAVDLWEVVAPEAVAKEEDWTAPFDATPESAPAAILARRIAHSIGALVGRETIVDKGKERLIEAGDILVLVRKRDAFVNALTRALKRRGDIPVAGADRLVLTSHIAVQDLLALGRFLLLPEDDLSLAAVLKSPLFDLSEDDIFAIAGLRGDHESVWSHLKRFAADGTERFRAAVERLELFLRQSRSLSVHDFYARVLGSHGGRRQFLARLGTEVSDILDEFLTFTLDHESAGLPGLQSFISTLELEAPVVKREQDKGRNEVRIMTVHASKGLEAPIVFLVDGGSKAFTHTHLPKLRLIETDADEPPMPVWVPVSDLANSLTQNDAVRIQMLAEEEYRRLLYVAMTRAADRLVVCGYRGVRLSNDTWHMMISTALRDDHPHVEATTFSSPDGEWPGVKWRVPRVERSFERIDRSQERGSEERLPDGLLRPLPPQVELPRPLSPSGAGTIIDEDEGGLLVVSPLFGETERSDRSLEKGRLIHRMLQALPEVPPAERANAAGRYAERAARFWPEAERRKLVDSVLKLLDEEGLHAVLGSQAQPEVSIMGTLTLEGRRYAVSGRIDRLAVLADRVVILDYKTNRVPPATEAAIPFPHQAQLAIYREILAPLYPDKPIECMLVYTENASLYTLSEKALGLALAGLKTK
- the trxA gene encoding thioredoxin, giving the protein MATVKVDINNFQSEVLESAEPVVVDFWAEWCGPCKMIAPSLEEISVEMEGKVKVAKLNIDENPELAAQFGVRSIPTLAIFKGGEVADISVGAKPKTALSNWISNAA
- a CDS encoding folylpolyglutamate synthase/dihydrofolate synthase family protein, producing MIPRGQTAVSEAAQEIDKLMGLHPKGFDLSLDRITRLLDVLGNPHRKLPPVIHVAGTNGKGSVTAFCRALLEAGGYSAHVHTSPHLVNWHERYRIGVAGGRGQLVDDAVFAEALRRMADANAGQHITVFEILTAVTFILFSEHPADAAIIEVGLGGRFDATNVISDPAVSVIMPISLDHQPYLGDRVELIAAEKAGIMKPGLPVVIGHQEYDAALDVLMSTAERLHCPSAVFGQDFMAHEEYGRLVYQDEFGLADLPLPRLPGRHQYANAAAAIRAVKAAGFTVTETMMEKAMNSVEWPGRLQRLGEGRLLQHAPAGAEIWIDGGHNPGAGEVIAEAMANFEERQSRPLFLIIGMINTKDPVGYFKAFAGLVEKVFCVPIRGSEAMIDPVILSNAAYDAGLVAEPTSTVGEALEAIKAVLDPEGLPPRILVGGSLYLVGDVLSDNGTPPK